The Cytobacillus oceanisediminis genomic interval GTAGCTTCACTATGTCTTTTTACGTTTTCAAAACCGTCTTTAATTTTCAGAACCAGGTCTCCCAGCATGTAATGCTGTCCATTGACCATTTCATGCTGGCTCACCGTATTCGTCAAATCTTCATTAAAAGAATGGATCAGTGTCTGATAATATTTTTCCCTGCGCTGAAATTCTTCTTCAGCAGCCTGAATTTTTGATTCCAGTTCCCGCTTTTCTTCCTCCAGCTGCTTCAACTTTCCTTTTCCAAACATCATTGATCTCCCCATCTCCTATATACTCCTTTATTATATCGACAGAAAACGTGAAATTTTGTGACCTTTTGCACTCTTTTTTTAAAATATATAGGACTATGTAATTAACAAAAAAGAGGCACCCTGCATTTCATTGCAGGTGCCTCTTTTCTCTTTTTTTACCAGCGGGCCGTCAGCATCTTCCTTCTTGTATAGAATTCCACTCCATCTGTTCCGTTTGCGTGAAGGTCTCCGTAGAACGAATTTTTCCAGCCGGAGAATGGGAAGAAGGCCATTGGCGCCGGTACGCCGATGTTAACGCCGAGCATGCCGACCTCGATGTTTTCTCTGAAGTAGCGGACGCTGCTTCCGCTGTCAGTGAATAGGCATGCGCCATTTCCGAAGTCTGATTTGTTCGTAAGCTCGATCGCTTCTTCAAGGCTCTTTACACGCACAATTGATAGGACTGGAGCAAAGATTTCTTCTTTCCAGATCTTCATTGATGGATCCACATGATCAAAGATCGTCGGTCCGATGAAGTAGCCGTTTTCGTGGTATGCTTCATCTTTGCGGCCATCACGGACAAGGGTTGCTCCTTCTTTTTCGCCAATTTCAATATAGCCGCTTGTACGCTCCTTGTTTTCCTGGCGGATGACTGGCCCTAAGAAAACTTCTTCATCCAGGCCATTTCCGATTGTCAGCTGGCCCGCCTGCTCATTCAATTTCGCTACCAGCTCGTCGGCAATGGAATCCACGGCTACTACCACAGAGCAGGCCATGCACCTTTCACCTGCTGAACCGTAAGCAGCAGCAATAATTTCCTTAACCGCGCCATCAAGGTCTGCATCAGGCAACACGATGGAGTGGTTCTTAGCACCAGCAAGCGCCTGAACACGTTTGCCGTTTGCGGTTGCAGATTTATAGATATACTCGGCAACAGGCTGGGAGCCAACGAATGAAATCGCCGGTACATCCTTATGGTCGATTAAGCTGTTTACCACGTCATGCGCACCATGAACGATATTGAATACACCAGCCGGAAGGCCGGCTTCAGTGAACAGCTCTGCCAGGCGGTTAGCAAGGATTGGCGTTCTCTCAGATGGCTTTAACACAAATGTATTACCGCACGCAATCGCAAGCGGGAACATCCAGCACGGAACCATCATCGGGAAGTTGAAAGGCGTGATGCCGCCGATGACGCCAACCGGGTAGCGGTACATGCCCGATTCGATATTCGTCGCAATGTCCGGAAGCTGCTTGCCCATCATAAGAGATGGCGCGCCTGCAGCAAATTCCACACATTCAATTCCGCGCTGAACCTCACCGTATGCTTCTTTATAGTTTTTGCCGTTTTCCTGTGTAATCAATTTCGCAAGCTCATCCCAGTTATCTACTAATAATTGCTGATATTTAAATAGAATTCTCGCTCTCTTTGGCACCGGAGTTTTGCTCCAGGTTTTAAACGCTTCTTTCGCAGCCTGAACAGCTTTATCGACATCTTCACGTGTGGAAATCGGTGTGCGCGCAAGCTCCTCGCCCGTTGCAGGGTTTGGCACCACTTCGAATTTATCCGTGTTTGCATCTACCCATTCGCCGTTGATAAAGTTCTTTAATAC includes:
- a CDS encoding CoA-acylating methylmalonate-semialdehyde dehydrogenase, giving the protein MTATTTKVLKNFINGEWVDANTDKFEVVPNPATGEELARTPISTREDVDKAVQAAKEAFKTWSKTPVPKRARILFKYQQLLVDNWDELAKLITQENGKNYKEAYGEVQRGIECVEFAAGAPSLMMGKQLPDIATNIESGMYRYPVGVIGGITPFNFPMMVPCWMFPLAIACGNTFVLKPSERTPILANRLAELFTEAGLPAGVFNIVHGAHDVVNSLIDHKDVPAISFVGSQPVAEYIYKSATANGKRVQALAGAKNHSIVLPDADLDGAVKEIIAAAYGSAGERCMACSVVVAVDSIADELVAKLNEQAGQLTIGNGLDEEVFLGPVIRQENKERTSGYIEIGEKEGATLVRDGRKDEAYHENGYFIGPTIFDHVDPSMKIWKEEIFAPVLSIVRVKSLEEAIELTNKSDFGNGACLFTDSGSSVRYFRENIEVGMLGVNIGVPAPMAFFPFSGWKNSFYGDLHANGTDGVEFYTRRKMLTARW